The Pantoea vagans genome includes a window with the following:
- the treB gene encoding PTS trehalose transporter subunit IIBC, translating into MSTNPQQDVERLIEYVGGKDNIASVSHCITRLRFVLHDPSLASPANIETLEMVKGCFTNAGQFQVVIGTQVGDYYSTLLRLTGGDKQNKEAVKIAARNNMSVFERAISHFAEIFFPLLPALISGGLILGFRNVIGDIPFSDGKTLAQISPVWQTLYDLLWLPGEAIFMFLPVAVCWSTVKKMGGTEILGIVLGITLVSPQLMNAYGLGQQLPDTWSLGWFTIEKVGYQAQVIPSMLAGLALALIENRFKKAIPDFLHLVIVPISTLLIAVFLAHALIGPFGRMLGDAVAWGVKSVMSGAFAPIGATLFGFLYAPLVITGVHQTTLAIDMQMLQSTGGTPLWPLIALSNIAQGSAVLGIILISKKQKEREISVPAAISAFLGVTEPAMYGINLKYRFPMLCAMIGSACAALVCGLYGVNANGIGVGGLPGILSIKPQFWGIFALAMLIAILVPVALTSLIYRHKFHSSKSAAARHQETGYGTAE; encoded by the coding sequence ATGAGCACAAACCCGCAACAGGATGTTGAACGCTTAATTGAGTATGTGGGAGGTAAAGACAATATCGCGAGTGTGAGTCACTGCATTACACGATTGCGGTTTGTTTTGCATGATCCCTCACTGGCTTCCCCGGCAAATATTGAAACTCTGGAGATGGTGAAAGGTTGTTTCACCAATGCTGGCCAGTTTCAGGTCGTTATTGGCACCCAGGTTGGCGATTACTACAGCACGCTGTTACGCCTGACCGGCGGTGATAAACAGAACAAAGAAGCCGTGAAGATTGCCGCACGCAACAACATGAGTGTGTTCGAGCGTGCCATCTCCCACTTTGCTGAGATTTTCTTTCCGCTGTTGCCCGCTTTGATAAGCGGTGGCTTAATTCTCGGCTTTCGCAATGTCATCGGTGATATCCCATTTAGCGATGGCAAAACCCTGGCGCAAATCTCCCCGGTCTGGCAAACGTTGTATGACCTGCTCTGGTTGCCCGGCGAAGCCATCTTTATGTTCCTGCCGGTTGCGGTGTGCTGGTCCACGGTCAAAAAAATGGGCGGCACAGAGATACTGGGCATCGTGCTCGGCATCACCCTTGTCTCACCGCAATTGATGAACGCCTATGGTCTGGGGCAGCAGCTCCCTGATACCTGGTCACTCGGTTGGTTCACCATTGAAAAAGTCGGTTATCAGGCTCAGGTCATTCCCTCGATGTTGGCGGGTCTTGCCCTTGCACTCATTGAAAACCGTTTCAAAAAGGCCATCCCTGATTTTCTGCATTTAGTCATCGTACCGATCTCCACACTGCTCATCGCGGTTTTCCTTGCCCACGCGCTTATCGGTCCTTTCGGTCGTATGTTAGGTGATGCTGTGGCGTGGGGCGTGAAAAGCGTTATGTCAGGGGCGTTCGCGCCAATCGGTGCGACCTTGTTCGGTTTTCTTTATGCACCGCTGGTGATCACCGGTGTGCATCAGACCACACTGGCGATTGATATGCAGATGCTGCAAAGCACTGGCGGGACTCCGCTCTGGCCGCTGATCGCCCTGTCGAATATTGCGCAGGGATCCGCGGTATTGGGGATCATTCTCATCAGCAAGAAGCAGAAAGAGCGCGAAATTTCGGTGCCGGCGGCGATCTCCGCTTTCCTCGGCGTGACAGAACCCGCGATGTACGGGATTAACCTGAAATACCGTTTTCCCATGCTCTGCGCGATGATCGGATCGGCCTGTGCTGCACTGGTATGCGGCCTGTATGGTGTTAATGCCAACGGTATTGGCGTGGGAGGCTTGCCTGGCATCCTTTCTATCAAACCGCAGTTCTGGGGCATTTTTGCACTGGCGATGTTAATTGCCATCCTGGTGCCTGTTGCGCTCACTTCTCTCATCTACCGACACAAATTCCACTCGTCAAAATCTGCTGCGGCACGTCA
- the treR gene encoding trehalose operon repressor TreR, with translation MHNRLTIKDIARLSGVGKSTVSRVINNEGGVSEATRLKVLQVVQDQNFSPSKSARSMRGGSDKIVAIIVSRLDSPAETQSVRAMLPLLYEQGYDPIILESQFSTERVAEHLQLLEKRNIDGLILFGFSTLSPTVLEQWQHKTVLVSQGMPGISSVEYDNAGAIQLLMLQLIEKNVRHISYIGVEASDTTTGQQRSEAYLTQCQQHHIEVTMALGDLSYQSGFDLTAQVLKPHTQAVICASDTIALGVQKYLQQHAISHVQVGCVGSNALLEFIFPLTLSVQPGYKNSGEVAVRQLISQLAGNLNPQQHLLSPTLHPQD, from the coding sequence ATGCATAACCGTCTTACCATAAAAGATATCGCCCGTTTGAGTGGCGTCGGTAAATCGACCGTCTCGCGCGTGATCAATAATGAAGGGGGCGTCAGCGAAGCGACTCGTCTCAAAGTCCTTCAAGTGGTGCAGGATCAGAATTTCAGCCCGTCAAAATCAGCGCGATCGATGCGAGGCGGCAGTGACAAAATCGTCGCGATTATTGTTTCCAGACTGGACTCTCCGGCAGAAACACAGTCCGTCCGCGCTATGCTGCCGTTGTTATATGAACAGGGTTATGACCCAATCATTCTTGAAAGCCAATTCAGCACGGAGCGGGTCGCTGAACATTTACAACTGCTGGAAAAGCGCAACATCGATGGTCTGATTCTTTTTGGTTTCTCGACGTTAAGCCCAACTGTGCTTGAACAATGGCAACACAAAACCGTGCTAGTGTCGCAGGGTATGCCTGGAATCTCATCGGTCGAATATGATAATGCCGGGGCGATCCAGCTCCTCATGCTTCAGCTTATTGAAAAAAATGTCAGGCATATTAGCTATATTGGCGTGGAAGCCAGCGATACCACCACAGGCCAGCAGCGTTCAGAGGCTTACCTCACGCAATGCCAGCAACATCATATTGAAGTGACAATGGCGCTGGGTGATCTTAGCTATCAGAGCGGTTTTGATCTCACCGCTCAGGTGTTGAAACCCCATACCCAAGCGGTCATCTGTGCTTCTGATACGATTGCGTTAGGTGTTCAGAAATACCTGCAGCAGCATGCCATCAGCCATGTACAGGTTGGCTGTGTGGGCAGTAATGCCTTATTAGAGTTCATCTTCCCCCTCACCCTCTCTGTACAACCCGGTTATAAAAACAGCGGGGAAGTGGCTGTCAGACAGCTAATTTCTCAGCTCGCGGGCAACTTAAACCCTCAACAACATCTGCTCTCCCCCACGCTGCATCCGCAGGATTAA
- a CDS encoding YicC/YloC family endoribonuclease gives MIRSMTAYARREAKGNWGSAAWELRSVNQRYLETYIRLPEQFRGLEPVIRERIRNRLTRGKIECNLRFDADPSAQGELQLNEALAKQLVRAANWVKLQTDEGAINPLDILRWPGVMSAQEQDLDAINTELLAALDGALDDFIVARESEGNALKTLIEQRLEGVSQEVSKVRAQMPDVLKWQRERLITKLEEAEVQLENNRLEQELVMMAQRVDVAEELDRLDAHVKETYNILKKKEAVGRRLDFMMQEFNRESNTLASKSINADITASAIELKVLIEQMREQIQNIE, from the coding sequence ATGATCCGCAGCATGACCGCTTACGCCCGCCGCGAAGCCAAAGGCAACTGGGGCAGCGCCGCCTGGGAACTCCGTTCGGTGAACCAGCGTTACCTGGAAACGTACATCCGTCTGCCCGAGCAATTTCGCGGCCTGGAGCCGGTAATCCGCGAACGTATCCGCAACCGTCTGACGCGCGGCAAAATCGAGTGCAACCTGCGCTTTGATGCCGACCCTTCTGCGCAGGGCGAACTGCAGCTCAACGAAGCGCTGGCGAAACAGCTGGTGCGTGCTGCCAACTGGGTGAAGCTGCAAACCGATGAAGGCGCAATTAATCCGTTGGATATCCTGCGCTGGCCGGGTGTGATGTCAGCACAAGAGCAGGATCTCGATGCCATCAATACCGAGCTGTTGGCGGCACTGGATGGTGCACTCGATGACTTTATCGTGGCACGCGAAAGCGAAGGCAACGCGCTGAAAACGTTGATCGAACAGCGTCTGGAGGGTGTCTCTCAGGAAGTGAGTAAAGTGCGTGCGCAAATGCCGGATGTATTGAAATGGCAGCGCGAGCGTTTGATCACAAAGCTGGAAGAAGCTGAAGTACAGCTGGAAAACAATCGCCTTGAACAAGAGCTGGTGATGATGGCGCAGCGCGTTGATGTGGCAGAAGAGTTGGATCGCCTCGATGCGCACGTGAAAGAAACCTATAACATTCTGAAGAAGAAAGAAGCCGTGGGACGTCGCCTCGACTTTATGATGCAAGAGTTCAACCGCGAGTCGAACACGCTGGCTTCCAAGTCAATCAATGCGGATATCACTGCTTCAGCGATCGAGCTGAAAGTACTGATTGAGCAGATGCGCGAGCAGATCCAGAATATCGAGTAA
- a CDS encoding DUF3574 domain-containing protein, which produces MLNKLAIPLVLVLSLAGCQAPSTSHEQIPPNTAPVAVCGSGDIMMQTTLWFGMNKPKGGTVSSSEWQQFVDNDVTPRFKDGLSVYDGKGQWLGEGGKLARENSKALMLIHQPDRSSSESINTLRDIYKKRFDQESVMRVDALVCVAF; this is translated from the coding sequence ATGTTGAATAAATTGGCGATACCATTGGTACTTGTCCTCTCTCTGGCAGGATGCCAGGCACCCTCTACCTCCCATGAACAGATCCCACCAAATACCGCGCCGGTCGCCGTGTGTGGCTCGGGCGACATCATGATGCAAACCACCTTGTGGTTCGGTATGAACAAGCCTAAAGGTGGCACGGTGAGCAGCAGTGAATGGCAACAGTTTGTTGATAACGACGTGACGCCGCGCTTTAAAGACGGGCTTTCCGTGTATGACGGTAAAGGGCAATGGCTGGGCGAAGGGGGCAAACTGGCGCGTGAAAACAGTAAGGCTTTGATGCTGATTCATCAGCCTGACCGCTCAAGCTCAGAAAGCATCAACACATTACGTGACATCTATAAAAAGCGATTTGATCAGGAATCCGTGATGCGCGTCGATGCGCTGGTGTGCGTGGCGTTTTAG
- a CDS encoding NupC/NupG family nucleoside CNT transporter: MTAILHFLLALGVIFALALLVSHDRKQIRPRFIIQLLIVEAALGWFFLHSAGGQSVVTAVGGFFETLLTFAAQGTDFVFGNMAKQGLAFIFLGVLCPIVFISALIGILQHWRILPLLIRVVGTLLSKVNGMGKLESFNAVSTLILGQSENFIAYKGILGDISARRMYTMAATAMSTVSLSIVGAYMSMIDAKYVVAALLLNMFSTFVILSIINPTRPENEEHIALDKLHEDQSFFEMLGEYILAGFKVAMIILAMLIGFIALIAAINALFSAVFGYSFQQLLGYVFYPFAWLIGIPTADALQAASIMATKLVANEFVAMIELKKVAAEMTPRGLGILSVFLVSFANFASIGIVAGAIKGLNEKQGNVVSRFGWKLVYGSTLVSLLSAAFAGLFI; the protein is encoded by the coding sequence ATGACAGCGATACTCCATTTCCTGCTGGCGCTGGGGGTGATTTTTGCCCTTGCGCTGCTGGTCAGCCATGACCGTAAACAGATTCGTCCGCGCTTTATTATTCAATTATTGATTGTTGAGGCCGCGCTTGGCTGGTTCTTCCTGCATTCGGCCGGTGGCCAGTCAGTGGTGACCGCCGTCGGCGGCTTTTTCGAGACCTTACTGACCTTTGCTGCACAAGGCACCGATTTTGTGTTCGGCAACATGGCAAAACAGGGCCTGGCATTCATTTTCCTCGGCGTACTCTGCCCGATTGTGTTTATCTCCGCGCTGATTGGTATTCTGCAACACTGGCGCATTCTGCCGTTGCTGATCCGCGTGGTCGGTACTCTGTTATCTAAAGTCAACGGTATGGGCAAGCTGGAGTCTTTCAACGCCGTCAGCACCTTGATTCTGGGTCAGTCGGAGAACTTCATCGCCTATAAAGGTATCTTGGGCGATATCTCGGCACGTCGCATGTACACCATGGCAGCGACGGCGATGTCGACGGTTTCACTGTCGATTGTTGGCGCCTACATGTCGATGATTGATGCCAAATATGTAGTTGCCGCCCTGCTGCTCAATATGTTCAGCACCTTTGTTATCTTGTCGATCATCAACCCTACTCGCCCGGAAAATGAAGAACACATCGCGTTGGATAAGCTGCATGAAGACCAGAGTTTCTTCGAAATGCTGGGGGAATACATTCTGGCTGGCTTTAAAGTGGCGATGATCATTTTAGCCATGCTGATTGGCTTTATCGCGCTGATTGCCGCCATCAATGCGCTGTTCTCTGCCGTGTTTGGCTACAGCTTCCAGCAGTTACTTGGCTACGTGTTCTATCCCTTTGCGTGGCTGATCGGTATTCCGACCGCCGATGCACTGCAGGCCGCCAGCATCATGGCGACTAAGCTGGTCGCCAATGAATTTGTTGCCATGATTGAGCTGAAAAAAGTGGCAGCAGAGATGACACCACGCGGGCTGGGTATTTTGTCGGTATTCCTGGTGTCGTTCGCCAACTTTGCGTCGATCGGGATTGTGGCCGGTGCGATTAAAGGGCTCAACGAGAAACAAGGTAACGTTGTGTCGCGCTTTGGCTGGAAGCTGGTTTATGGCTCAACGTTGGTGAGCTTGCTGTCCGCCGCGTTTGCTGGCCTGTTCATTTAA
- the rph gene encoding ribonuclease PH — protein sequence MRPAGRNASEVRPVTLTRHYTKHAEGSVLVEFGETKVLCTATVEEGVPRFLKGKGQGWVTAEYGMLPRSTHSRMAREAAKGKQGGRTLEIQRLIARSLRAAVDLEALGEFTITLDCDVIQADGGTRTASITGACVALADALNALVEAGKLKANPMKGMVAAISVGIVGGEALCDLEYVEDSAAETDMNVVMTEDGRMIEVQGTAEGEPFSHEELLQLLALARGGIEQLIQAQKAALTN from the coding sequence ATGCGTCCAGCAGGCCGTAACGCATCTGAAGTGCGTCCCGTCACCCTTACTCGTCACTACACCAAACACGCTGAAGGCTCTGTCCTTGTCGAGTTCGGTGAAACCAAAGTGCTGTGTACCGCCACTGTTGAAGAAGGTGTGCCGCGCTTCCTCAAAGGGAAAGGTCAGGGCTGGGTCACCGCTGAATATGGCATGCTGCCGCGCTCAACCCACAGCCGTATGGCGCGTGAAGCGGCGAAAGGTAAACAAGGTGGGCGCACGCTGGAGATTCAGCGTCTAATTGCCCGCTCGCTGCGTGCAGCAGTGGATTTAGAGGCTTTGGGTGAATTTACTATCACGCTGGATTGCGATGTGATTCAGGCTGATGGCGGCACTCGCACCGCATCCATTACCGGCGCTTGCGTGGCCTTGGCCGATGCGCTGAATGCGCTGGTGGAGGCCGGTAAACTGAAAGCCAACCCGATGAAAGGCATGGTTGCTGCCATTTCTGTCGGGATTGTGGGCGGTGAAGCGCTGTGCGATCTGGAGTATGTGGAAGATTCCGCGGCTGAAACCGACATGAACGTGGTGATGACAGAAGATGGCCGCATGATTGAAGTACAGGGCACTGCTGAAGGTGAGCCGTTCAGCCATGAGGAATTACTGCAGTTGCTGGCGCTGGCGCGAGGCGGCATTGAGCAGTTGATTCAGGCGCAAAAAGCAGCGTTAACAAATTGA
- the pyrE gene encoding orotate phosphoribosyltransferase: protein MKAWQRQFIEFALNKGVLKFGEFTLKSGRKSPYFFNAGLFNTGRDLALLGRFYAQALVDGGVDFDLLFGPAYKGIPIATTTAVALADHHDRDVPYCFNRKEAKDHGEGGLLVGSPLQGKVMLVDDVITAGTAIRESMDIISAHNATLAGVMISLDRQERGRGDISAIQEVERDYQCKVTAIITLAELIDYLEEKPEMADHLAKVRAYRKEYGI from the coding sequence ATGAAAGCCTGGCAGCGTCAGTTTATTGAATTCGCCCTGAACAAAGGGGTTCTGAAGTTTGGTGAGTTCACACTGAAATCGGGTCGTAAAAGCCCGTATTTCTTTAACGCCGGTTTGTTCAATACAGGACGTGATTTAGCGCTGCTGGGACGTTTTTATGCGCAGGCACTGGTAGACGGTGGTGTGGACTTCGATCTGCTGTTTGGCCCAGCTTATAAAGGCATTCCGATTGCGACCACCACCGCGGTGGCGCTGGCCGACCACCATGACCGTGACGTGCCTTATTGCTTTAACCGCAAAGAAGCCAAAGACCACGGCGAAGGTGGCTTGCTGGTGGGCAGCCCGCTGCAGGGTAAAGTGATGCTGGTGGATGATGTGATCACCGCAGGCACGGCAATTCGTGAATCCATGGATATTATCAGTGCGCATAACGCGACGCTGGCGGGCGTGATGATTTCTCTGGATCGTCAGGAGCGTGGACGGGGTGATATCTCTGCCATTCAGGAAGTCGAGCGCGACTACCAGTGCAAAGTAACCGCTATCATTACGCTGGCGGAGCTGATTGACTACCTGGAAGAGAAGCCGGAGATGGCGGACCATCTGGCGAAAGTGCGAGCCTATCGGAAAGAGTACGGGATATAA
- the slmA gene encoding nucleoid occlusion factor SlmA, whose protein sequence is MAEKKVAKRNRREEILQALAQMLESSDGSQRITTAKLAANVGVSEAALYRHFPSKTRMFDSLIEFIEDSLITRINLILKDEKETVARLRLIVQLILGFGERNPGLTRILTGHALMFEQDRLQGRINQLFERIEVQLRQVMREKKMREGDGFQTDETLLASQLLAFCEGLLSRYVRSEFRFRPTADFDTRWPLMAAQLV, encoded by the coding sequence ATGGCAGAAAAAAAAGTCGCGAAACGGAATCGTCGCGAAGAGATTTTGCAGGCGCTGGCGCAAATGCTGGAGTCGAGCGATGGCAGTCAGCGCATCACCACCGCCAAGCTGGCAGCCAATGTAGGCGTTTCGGAAGCGGCGCTGTATCGTCATTTCCCCAGCAAAACGCGCATGTTCGACAGCCTGATCGAATTTATCGAAGACAGTCTGATTACTCGCATCAATCTGATCCTGAAAGATGAAAAAGAAACAGTTGCCCGCTTGCGTCTTATCGTGCAATTGATTCTGGGATTTGGTGAGCGTAATCCCGGGCTGACGCGCATTCTGACTGGGCACGCGCTGATGTTTGAACAGGATCGCCTGCAAGGGCGCATTAACCAGCTGTTTGAACGCATTGAGGTGCAGCTACGTCAGGTGATGCGTGAGAAAAAAATGCGTGAAGGTGATGGTTTCCAAACCGATGAAACGCTGCTGGCGAGCCAACTGCTGGCGTTTTGTGAAGGGTTACTGTCGCGTTATGTGCGCTCTGAATTCCGCTTCCGTCCCACCGCGGATTTCGACACCCGCTGGCCATTGATGGCCGCGCAGTTAGTGTAA
- the dut gene encoding dUTP diphosphatase, producing MMKKIDVKILDARVGNEFPLPTYATPGSAGLDLRACLDGALEITPGMTTLVPTGLAIHIADPSLAAVILPRSGLGHKHGIVLGNLVGLIDSDYQGQLMVSVWNRGQDSFTLQPGDRLAQLVFVPVVQAEFNLVEEFDTSDRGAGGFGHSGRQ from the coding sequence ATGATGAAAAAAATCGACGTTAAAATTCTTGATGCGCGTGTGGGTAATGAATTCCCGCTGCCAACTTATGCAACCCCAGGTTCTGCAGGCCTCGATCTTCGCGCCTGCCTGGATGGTGCTCTGGAGATCACCCCAGGCATGACCACGTTGGTGCCTACCGGTTTGGCAATTCATATTGCCGATCCTTCACTGGCAGCAGTGATTCTGCCGCGTTCGGGCCTGGGTCATAAGCACGGCATCGTGCTGGGTAACCTGGTCGGCTTAATTGACTCCGATTATCAGGGTCAGTTAATGGTGTCGGTCTGGAACCGTGGTCAGGACAGCTTCACTCTGCAACCTGGTGACCGCCTGGCGCAACTGGTGTTCGTACCCGTTGTGCAAGCCGAATTCAATCTGGTAGAAGAATTCGACACCAGCGATCGCGGTGCAGGCGGCTTTGGTCACTCTGGCCGCCAGTAA
- the coaBC gene encoding bifunctional phosphopantothenoylcysteine decarboxylase/phosphopantothenate--cysteine ligase CoaBC, with protein MTGLAGKKILLGVSGGIAAYKAPELVRRLRDRGADVRVMMTEAAKAFITPLSLQAVSGYPVFDDLLDPAAEAAMGHIELAKWADLILLAPATADLIARLAAGMANDLVTTACLASAAPLAIVPAMNQQMYRAAITQENLQRLHQRGVLIWGPDSGSQACGDIGPGRMLDPLAIVAYALEWAAPVNDLQHLNIMITAGPTREALDPVRYISNHSSGKMGYAIAAAAVKRGANVTLVSGPVSLSTPAGVKRVDVGSALEMEAAVMAQISQQHIFIASAAVADYRAASIAAEKIKKQGGDDNVTLQLVKNPDIVAGVAALQKNRPYVVGFAAETQNVEEYARQKRVRKNLDLICANDVAQAGQGFNSDTNALHLFWQEGEKVLPLSDKTLLGQQLIDEIVSRYDEKNRR; from the coding sequence ATGACGGGATTAGCCGGTAAAAAAATTCTGCTCGGTGTCAGCGGCGGCATTGCTGCTTATAAAGCTCCTGAGTTGGTGCGTCGGCTGCGCGATCGCGGCGCTGACGTGCGTGTGATGATGACCGAAGCCGCGAAAGCGTTTATTACGCCGTTGAGCTTACAAGCCGTTTCTGGCTATCCGGTATTTGATGATCTGCTCGACCCCGCCGCCGAAGCGGCAATGGGCCATATTGAGCTGGCCAAATGGGCTGACCTGATCCTGCTGGCTCCCGCCACGGCTGACCTGATCGCGCGCCTCGCCGCAGGTATGGCTAACGATCTGGTCACGACGGCCTGCCTCGCCAGCGCAGCGCCCCTGGCCATCGTGCCCGCCATGAATCAACAAATGTATCGCGCGGCCATCACGCAAGAGAACTTGCAGCGTTTACATCAACGTGGCGTCTTGATTTGGGGCCCGGATAGCGGCAGCCAGGCCTGCGGTGATATCGGCCCTGGGCGTATGCTTGATCCACTGGCCATTGTGGCTTATGCACTTGAATGGGCGGCGCCCGTCAACGATCTGCAACATCTCAACATTATGATCACCGCCGGTCCAACCCGTGAAGCGCTTGATCCGGTGCGCTATATCAGTAATCACAGCTCGGGAAAAATGGGTTACGCCATTGCCGCGGCGGCAGTCAAACGCGGTGCCAACGTGACACTGGTGTCCGGCCCGGTCTCGCTGTCAACACCGGCGGGCGTGAAGCGTGTTGATGTGGGCAGTGCACTGGAAATGGAAGCCGCCGTGATGGCGCAAATCAGCCAACAACATATTTTCATTGCCAGTGCTGCCGTGGCAGACTACCGGGCGGCATCCATTGCCGCAGAGAAAATCAAAAAACAGGGTGGCGATGATAACGTCACGCTGCAGTTGGTGAAGAACCCAGACATTGTCGCCGGTGTTGCCGCATTGCAGAAAAATCGCCCTTATGTGGTGGGATTTGCTGCCGAAACCCAGAATGTGGAAGAATACGCGCGGCAAAAACGGGTGCGGAAAAACCTGGACCTGATTTGCGCCAACGATGTGGCGCAGGCCGGACAGGGATTCAATAGCGACACCAATGCTCTTCACCTTTTTTGGCAGGAAGGAGAGAAAGTCTTACCGCTCAGTGATAAGACGCTCCTTGGCCAACAATTAATAGACGAGATTGTCAGCCGTTATGATGAAAAAAATCGACGTTAA
- the radC gene encoding RadC family protein, producing the protein MTELAPREKLALKGAESLSDAELLAIFLRTGSQGTNVMLLAQLMLNEFGSLYRIMTASHEALGKIKGLGSAKITQLHAVAELGRRFFASQLARENVMENPQVTRHYLQSVLAHQEREVFMALFLDNQHRVLQAQKMFSGTIASVEVHPREIVREALKLNAAAVILAHNHPSGIAEPSRADRDITGKIGQACALLNIRLLDHLVIGRGEYTSFAERGWL; encoded by the coding sequence ATGACAGAACTGGCACCACGGGAAAAGCTGGCGTTAAAGGGCGCGGAATCACTGAGCGATGCAGAACTGCTGGCAATATTTTTGCGCACGGGCAGTCAAGGCACCAACGTGATGCTGCTGGCACAGCTGATGCTCAATGAGTTTGGTTCACTTTATCGCATCATGACGGCGAGCCATGAGGCGCTGGGGAAGATCAAAGGGTTGGGCTCGGCGAAGATTACGCAGTTGCATGCGGTAGCTGAGCTGGGACGGCGCTTTTTTGCCAGCCAGCTGGCACGGGAAAATGTGATGGAAAATCCGCAGGTGACGCGTCATTACCTGCAAAGCGTGTTGGCGCATCAGGAACGCGAAGTGTTTATGGCGCTGTTTCTGGATAACCAACATCGTGTCTTGCAAGCACAGAAGATGTTTTCCGGTACCATTGCCAGCGTTGAGGTACATCCACGTGAAATTGTGCGTGAAGCGCTGAAACTCAACGCCGCTGCCGTGATTCTGGCGCATAATCACCCTTCTGGCATCGCTGAACCGAGTCGCGCCGATCGCGATATCACCGGTAAAATCGGGCAGGCTTGTGCCTTACTGAATATTCGTTTGCTTGACCATTTGGTGATCGGTCGCGGCGAGTACACTTCTTTCGCTGAGCGCGGCTGGCTGTAA
- the rpmB gene encoding 50S ribosomal protein L28, whose translation MSRVCQVTGKRPVTGNNRSHAMNATKRRFLPNLHSHRFWVESEKRFVTLRVSAKGMRVIDKKGIDTVLTEIRARGEKY comes from the coding sequence ATGTCACGAGTCTGCCAGGTAACTGGAAAGCGTCCGGTGACGGGTAACAACCGTTCCCACGCAATGAACGCGACGAAACGCCGTTTCCTGCCGAACCTGCACTCTCACCGTTTCTGGGTTGAGAGCGAAAAGCGCTTCGTTACTCTGCGTGTATCTGCTAAAGGTATGCGTGTTATTGATAAAAAGGGCATTGATACGGTTCTGACCGAAATCCGCGCCCGTGGTGAGAAGTACTAA
- the rpmG gene encoding 50S ribosomal protein L33, whose amino-acid sequence MAKGIREKIKLVSSAGTGHFYTTTKNKRTKPEKLELKKFDPVVRQHVIYKEAKIK is encoded by the coding sequence ATGGCTAAAGGTATTCGTGAGAAGATCAAGCTGGTTTCCTCTGCTGGTACAGGTCACTTCTATACCACCACGAAGAACAAGCGCACTAAACCAGAGAAATTAGAACTGAAAAAGTTCGATCCGGTTGTACGTCAGCACGTGATCTACAAAGAAGCCAAAATTAAGTAA